Below is a window of Vicinamibacterales bacterium DNA.
CCGCAGACCAACGTCCGCGTCATCTGTCAGTACATGGGCGGCGGCTTCGGCAGCAAGCTGCAGCTGGGCGCCGAAGGGTTGATCTGCGCGCGTCTCGCCAAGCAGGCCGGCACGCCCGTCAAGCTCATGCTCGACCGGAAGGAAGAGCACCTCGTCACCGGCAACCGTCCGTCGGCGGCGGCCCGCGTCAAGGCAGGCGTTGCGGCCGACGGCACCATCACCGCGTTCGACGGCGAATCGTGGGGGACCGGCGGCGCCGGAGCGGGAGCGGGCTTCCCTCTCCCGTACATCTATCAAATCGCCAATCGACGACGCGCACACAAGGACGTCTTCATCAATACCGGCCAGCAGCGCCCGATGCGCGCCCCCGGCCATCCGCAGGGATCGTTCATCACCGAGATCATGATGGACGAGCTCGCGGATCTCGTGAAGATGGATCCGGTCGAGTTCCGCCTCAAGAACCTGCCGCCGGAAGCGCCGAACGCGATGTGGCGCAGCTATCTGAAGGAGGGTGCCGAGGCGTTTGGCTGGAGCAAGCGGCACCCGACTGGCGATCCGGCGCCCGGGTCGATCAAACGCGGCATGGGCGTCGCGATCGGCACCTGGGGCGGCGGCGGACGCGGGCCGTCGCTGGCTCACTGCGAGATCGCGTCGGACGGCAGCGTGACGATGCGCGTCGGCACGCAGGATATCGGTACGGGCACGCGAACGGTGGTCGCGATGGTGACGGCCGACGCACTGGGGCTGCAGCCCTCACAGGTGACGCCGCAGATCGGTGACACGCAGTACGGCGTGAGCGGCGGGTCGGGCGGCAGTACCACCGCGGCGAGCACGACTCCCGGAATCCGCATCGCCGCGCTGAAAGCGCTCGCCGCGCTGAAGGAGAAGTTGGCACCCGAGCTCGGCACCGGCGCCGACGCGCTCGTCGCCGAGGGCGGACGCATCCACGTGGCTGGCGATTCGTCCAAGGGCATGTCCTGGGCCGACGCCTGCAAACGGATCGGCCCGCAGCCGATCTCGACAGAAGCCGACTGGCAGCCCGGCATGACCTCGGTGACGACGTCGGGCGTGCAGTTCGCCGAGGCGACCGTCGACGTCAAGACGGGCATCGTTCACGCCACCCGCGTGCTGGTGATCCAGGATTGCGGGCTCGTGCTGAACCAGCTCACCGCCGAAAGCCAGGTCTACGGGGGCGTGATCGGCTCGTTGAACTTCGCGCTGTTCGAGGATCGCATTCTCGACAAGGTCACCGGGCAGATGGTCAACCCGAACATGGAGTGGTATCTGCTCGCCGGGATGTCGGACGTCCCGCCGATCGACGTCCGTCTCAAGAACATGCCGGAACGCGGGGTCGTCGGTCTTGGCGAGCCGCCGACCGTGCCGACCGCGGCCGCCGTCGCGCTGGCCGTCCGCAACGCCATCGGCGTGACGGTGCGCAGCCTGCCGCTGACGCCGGCGAAGATTCTCCAGACGCTCCAGCAGAAAGCGTAGGCCTCGCGTGAAACCATTTACGTACGTCAACCCGGCGAACGAGAAAGAAGCGGTTGCGGCGCTTCTGCCGGAACACGAAAAAGCGCTGCCGCTTGCCGGCGGCCAGGATCTGCTGGCGCGGCTGAAGGACTACGTCACGCAGCCGGATCGCATCGTCAACGTCAAGAACGCGCTCGACTCGACGGTGGTCGCCAACAACGGCGGGCTCAAGATCGGCGCGGCGATGAGGATGGTCGACGTCGCCGAGCACGCCGACATCGGCCGGCTGTATCCGGCGGTCGCGGCGGCGGCGATTGAAGTCGGCACGCCGCAGATCCGCAACCAGGGCACCGTCGGCGGCAACCTGAATCAGCGCCCGCGCTGCTGGTACTTCAGGAACGAGGAGTTCGTCTGCTTCAAGAAGGGGGGCAACACCTGCTTCTCGCCGGCGGGGGAGAACCAGTTCCACGCCATTTTCGGCGGCGGGCCAACCTACATCGTGCACCCATCCAGCCTCGCCGTGCCGTTCGTGGCGTACGGCGCGACGTTCCGCGTGCTGGGCCCGAAGGGGGAGCGCCTGGTGCCGGCGGCCGAATACTTCACGATGCCGTCGTTGCAGAACATTCAGCGCGAAAACGTGCTGCAGCCAGACGAGCTGCTGACCCACGTGATGCTGCCGGCGCCAGGCAGCGTCAAGAGCGGCCACTATGAAGTCCGCTATAAGGCGTCGCACGACTGGCCGATCGCGTTCGCGACCGTGCTGCTGACGATGAGCGGATCGACGGTGCAGGGCGCACGGGTCGTGATGGGCGCGGTGGCGCCGGTGCCGTGGCGGTCGCAGGCCGCGGAGCAGGCGCTCGCCGGCAAGACGATCACGCCGGAGGTCGCCGTCGCGGCGGCCGACGCGGCGCTGCGCGGCGCGACCCCGCTCAGCCAGAACGCCTACAAAATTCAAGTCGCCAAGACAGCCGTCGAGCGCGCGATCCTGCACGCCGCCGGCTTGCCGATCGTGTGAGGTGACCCGTCCATGGAATCGCTGACCTCGCCGAAGACGACCGTTGGGGTGCACTGCCTCAGGCTCCGCACCAAGAGCATGTACCTAAACGCCGTAGTGGACCCCGCGGAGCGGACGTTCTACGATAGTTATGATCAGACGGCCTGGTGGTGTGTGTTGACCCAGACCGGACTCGGACCCGACCGGCAGCCCGTCGGACCGGACCGGTGCCGCGACGGGCGGGATTGCTGCTGTCTGTAGCCCGTATCGTTGGAAGCCGGAGCGTCAGCTCCGGTGGAGATGCGCCCATGAAGAAGACCATCCTTTCTGTCGCAGCCCTCTCGAGCCTGATGTTCGCGCCGCTCGCCGCCAAACCGGCGTCGGTCACCGGCACCTACGTCGAAGCACGGACGGCGGAGGTGTTCGCCGGCGCGTGCGTCATGAACGGCGAAGCGGCCACTACGGGACGCGAAGCGCTGCTGGCCTGGAAGGTCGACAAGGGGCAGCTGAACGGCGTCTCGCTCGACGGCCTCGCGGTCGTCGCGGCGCTGGCGGCCGACAACAACCTCGGCATCCATGAGATCGGCGGCGAGCCGACTGTTGCGCGGGCCGCGCTCTATATCGACGCCCGTGCGACGCCGGCGCAGCGCAAGGCGCTCGTGTCGATGGTGCGGTCCCTCTCAGGGAACCTGATCGGCAGCGTCGTCCAGGAGAGCGTGGCGCCGATTGCGTTCGTCGACAGCGGCCACGAAATCAGCGTGTCGACCGACTCGGTCCGCCTGGCGGTGCAGAAGCACCTCAGCCACGAGGCAAGCTGCGGCAACAAGCAGTGGTTCAATCCGCTGACGGCCGTCGATCATGCCGAGATGGGCACCACCGACGAGAACGCGTTCAGCGGCCCCGCGCTCTGCACGAAGTGGAGCGACCCCAACAAGCGCTCCTCGTTCTTCGGGACGTTCGCGTACTAGACGGGCGGGCTCTCCGGAAGCCGTCAGGACGCTCTCGATATCGGCGCCTGGCCGAGTTTCCTCACCTGATCGCGCACCAGGCGCCCGACGCGCTCGATTTCTCGGTCGGAGAGCGACTCGTAGACCGGCACCTGCACGGCCGTCGACGCCTGGTCGGCCCCCGGCATCGCCGCCCCCTTCCAGTCGAACAGTTCCATCCTCGTGCACACGTCGACGTGCATCGGCGCGACGTCGACGCCGCGGCGGATGCAGCGCTTCACGATCGTCGCCGGCTCCGGCACGTAGGGGCAGTACTGGTAATAGACGTGCGTCCGTCCCTCCGGAGTCGTCGGGATGGTGACGCCCGGCGTGTCGCCGAGAATCCCGTCGAGCATGCGCGCGTGCCGGCGGGTACGCTCGATGAACTCGGGCAGTTGCTTCAGCCCGGCGCGTCCCATTGCCGCCTGCACGTTGGTGAAGCGGCCGCGGTATTTGTCCGGGAGCGGAGTGAGCGGGCGGACGCCTTCCCACAGGCGCTCTTCGGGCTTGCCGCCCGTGTAAGAGGCGAAGAGCCAGATCGGATAGAGCGAATAGGTGAACACCTTCGGGCGGATGAACGTGTGCTGCCACTTGCCCGACGACAGGATGCTCTCGACGCGCTTCTCGTCCGGCCACTGCTCGGCGTCGGCGAACTCGGCGACCTTTTTCGCGACGCCGGCGTCGCGCACCCAGGACAGGCCTCCGCCGTAGGTGTTGAGCGGCTTGAACGCCTGGAAGCTGAAGAAGCTGCCGTCCCCCTGGGTGCCGACCATCTGGCCTTTGTAGGTCGCGCCGAGCGAGTGCGCGCAGTCCTCGACGACCTTCAGGTTATGGCGCCTGGCGATGTCGAGGATCGGATCCATATCGCAGGCGAGCCCGTACAAGTGCGTCGGGAGTATCGCTACGGTCTTCGGCGTGATCGCCTTTTCGGCGGCCTGTGGCGAGAGCGTGAACGTCGTCGGATCGACGTCGGCGAACACCGGCGTCAGCCCGGCGGCGCGCGCGATCTCCGGAACCACCCAGAACGTGAAGGCGGGAACCACGATTTCGGAGCCGGCGGGGAAGTCGAGCGCCTTGAGGATGAAGTAGAGCGCCATCCGCCCGTACTCGGTCGAGCACGTCTTCACGTGTCCGCCGCCGAGGAACTGCGCGAACTCCTGTTCGAAGGCCTCGATGTGCGGCCCCTGCACGAGCTGCTTTCTGTCGCGGCAGTCCTGGAAGATCCTGCTCAATCCCGGCACCACCCTGGTGCCGAACCGTCCGATTGCGTGCATCACGGCAGTATATCGCGCGCGGCGCTATGGCTTCGTCGCCTTGAACGGGGTTGCCAACGGCGTCGCCGTCGCCCCCGGCGCTCGCCGAAGCCGCCTTCGTAGGCAGGTCGAGGCCCTGATGGTTCCAGCGGACGGCGCCAGCCGGACGCGTCGCTGACACGCAGCCTGGCGACGGCGGCCGGGCTCGCCGCCTCGGATACGATAGCGCCGATGTCAGGCTACGACTACGCGTTCGAGATGGCGGCGTCGCAGATCCGTTTCGGCGCCGGCGTGACCCGCGAGGTCGGCATGGACCTCGCCGAGCTCGGCGCGCGTCGCGTGATGGTCGTGACCGACCCGGGTGTCGCGCGGCTGCCGCCGGTGGCCGTCGTGCTCGAGTCGCTCGAGGAGAGCGGCATCGACGCCGCTCTGTATGATCGGGTCCGCGTCGAGCCGACCGACGAGTCGTTCCTCAACGCCATCGGGTTCGCGCGCGCCGACGCCTTCGACGCCTTTGTCGCCGTCGGCGGCGGCTCGGCGCTCGACACCGCGAAGGCGGCCAACCTCTACAGCACCTATCCGCCGGATGACTTCCTCGATTACGTCAACCCGCCGATTGGCGGCGGCCTCCCGGTGCCAGGGCCGCTCAAGCCGCTCATGGCGATTCCGACGACGGCCGGGACGGGCAGCGAAACCACCGGCGTGGCGATCTTCGATCTGACGCGCCTCGGGGCGAAGACCGGCATCGCCAGCCGGCGCCTCAAGCCGACGCTCGGCTATCTCGATCC
It encodes the following:
- a CDS encoding aminotransferase class I/II-fold pyridoxal phosphate-dependent enzyme gives rise to the protein MHAIGRFGTRVVPGLSRIFQDCRDRKQLVQGPHIEAFEQEFAQFLGGGHVKTCSTEYGRMALYFILKALDFPAGSEIVVPAFTFWVVPEIARAAGLTPVFADVDPTTFTLSPQAAEKAITPKTVAILPTHLYGLACDMDPILDIARRHNLKVVEDCAHSLGATYKGQMVGTQGDGSFFSFQAFKPLNTYGGGLSWVRDAGVAKKVAEFADAEQWPDEKRVESILSSGKWQHTFIRPKVFTYSLYPIWLFASYTGGKPEERLWEGVRPLTPLPDKYRGRFTNVQAAMGRAGLKQLPEFIERTRRHARMLDGILGDTPGVTIPTTPEGRTHVYYQYCPYVPEPATIVKRCIRRGVDVAPMHVDVCTRMELFDWKGAAMPGADQASTAVQVPVYESLSDREIERVGRLVRDQVRKLGQAPISRAS
- a CDS encoding FAD binding domain-containing protein; the encoded protein is MKPFTYVNPANEKEAVAALLPEHEKALPLAGGQDLLARLKDYVTQPDRIVNVKNALDSTVVANNGGLKIGAAMRMVDVAEHADIGRLYPAVAAAAIEVGTPQIRNQGTVGGNLNQRPRCWYFRNEEFVCFKKGGNTCFSPAGENQFHAIFGGGPTYIVHPSSLAVPFVAYGATFRVLGPKGERLVPAAEYFTMPSLQNIQRENVLQPDELLTHVMLPAPGSVKSGHYEVRYKASHDWPIAFATVLLTMSGSTVQGARVVMGAVAPVPWRSQAAEQALAGKTITPEVAVAAADAALRGATPLSQNAYKIQVAKTAVERAILHAAGLPIV
- a CDS encoding xanthine dehydrogenase family protein molybdopterin-binding subunit; this translates as MDPKYNWPKTPTVVGTRVKRLDGPDKVSGRAKYTFDVARPGMLYGRIVRSPYPHARVTGVDLSGAQKVKGFKSALIVRDPKDDKANTVMYQGDEVAAVVADTEEHAIDAARAVKVEYEVLPAVISVDAALAGNAPAVFTGGNVRQGQTQESGDLAAGFKSAAFTLDQTYSTHIITHVCMESHGTVCEWDGDKLTAWVTTQGVNSARENLATGLGIPQTNVRVICQYMGGGFGSKLQLGAEGLICARLAKQAGTPVKLMLDRKEEHLVTGNRPSAAARVKAGVAADGTITAFDGESWGTGGAGAGAGFPLPYIYQIANRRRAHKDVFINTGQQRPMRAPGHPQGSFITEIMMDELADLVKMDPVEFRLKNLPPEAPNAMWRSYLKEGAEAFGWSKRHPTGDPAPGSIKRGMGVAIGTWGGGGRGPSLAHCEIASDGSVTMRVGTQDIGTGTRTVVAMVTADALGLQPSQVTPQIGDTQYGVSGGSGGSTTAASTTPGIRIAALKALAALKEKLAPELGTGADALVAEGGRIHVAGDSSKGMSWADACKRIGPQPISTEADWQPGMTSVTTSGVQFAEATVDVKTGIVHATRVLVIQDCGLVLNQLTAESQVYGGVIGSLNFALFEDRILDKVTGQMVNPNMEWYLLAGMSDVPPIDVRLKNMPERGVVGLGEPPTVPTAAAVALAVRNAIGVTVRSLPLTPAKILQTLQQKA
- a CDS encoding DUF1326 domain-containing protein codes for the protein MKKTILSVAALSSLMFAPLAAKPASVTGTYVEARTAEVFAGACVMNGEAATTGREALLAWKVDKGQLNGVSLDGLAVVAALAADNNLGIHEIGGEPTVARAALYIDARATPAQRKALVSMVRSLSGNLIGSVVQESVAPIAFVDSGHEISVSTDSVRLAVQKHLSHEASCGNKQWFNPLTAVDHAEMGTTDENAFSGPALCTKWSDPNKRSSFFGTFAY